The window cCCCCTTTTCAGAGGATCCTatgcaggacccaatcatgggtccaggttgctctcagagtgagtcaggggaatgattaaaccaggatttttttttaccaaccttgttgctgttctcaCTCTTATTTACATTAAAGGCAGCACATAATCCCCCCAACCCTGTGTTGTAAGAAGACTAAATCTaatctccttctattttgaaggacaacctcggactagggagtcttggaggtgggaaataagtgagaacggcgcagtcttagctttaggggattgtccttgtctggttggcttttccattctggaacaaagtccttgagaattGCTTGTGGGTCAGCTGGCCAGatgtgggtgtagtggacccagggagtaatcccgccgaccttgagagcggtgggggtggtcaggatcacgatgtaaggtcccttccagcgaggttgaagtgtctggtgttggtatctccgcaCATATACCCAGTCACCTGGCCGATATCGATGGGGTCCAGGGGTGGcccaggctcccggtgcatggagcctgcttctccctctgcctgcgtctctgcctctctctctctcttatgaataaataagtaaaatcttaaaaaaaaataacatctaaaaaaaaaatctatttacaaGGGGCTTACGTATAGGCTTCCAGGCCCTCCGTAAAGGGGCCGGATCACATTTCCTCGCATCGGGGTGCAGCAAACTAGAAGCTCCACGTGTGACCCCTTGCACAATTAAATTAGTTCAAAACATTTGGCTCTAATTTACTGCAGTcaggaaaccaaaccaaaccaaaccaaaccattaTTCGCCTTTCTCTTTAAGAGGCGGCgaggccgcgccgccgccgccccgccgggaGAACCAGCGTCCGCCGGAAGCTTGCGGCCCGGGGAGGGCCCTGGAGGAGCGGCCTCTCCCGGACCGCGTCGCAGGCCCCTGCCCGGCGCCCCACCACACGCCGGAAGCGCGCAGTCGGCACGGGGATCCCCAGGTTCCCGCCAGTCGGCGGCCGCAAACCCGCGAGGCGGCGGGAGGGCCGGAGCGCCAGCACACAGCACCGAGCTCCGGCGTCAGGGCTGCTCTCCGCCCGGGGGGGTCGGCCGAAACACGCCCACTCCGACGCCGGGAAGCCGTGAGCCCTCCCGCCGGCCGGGCTCCGAAACCCCTATTGGCCCTGCCTGGCTCTGCATCCGCCCCTAGGCCCCACCCACGGTGCCGCTACGGACGTTTGAGGACGGTGCACCGCGCCCCGCCGGAAGTACTTCCCTGGGCGGAAGCTTCTGAGCACGATATAGCGGAAGTTCCTCCTCTTCCGGCCTCTTTGGGGTCTGCCGCGGAAACAAGATGGTGAGTTGGTTCCAATGCTCGTCTGAATCCCCTTCCATCCTCGTCCTCTGCGTCGCGTTTCCTGCCATCCTTAGGGGGCCGGCAAGGTTCCTGAGGGAGGGAGCGGGGGGTAGGAGGGGGGCACGCGGTGGCCCTCAGGAGCCAGAAGAATGGCTCCTAACTCCCTGGGGAGGCTGAGCCTAACGGCCGTGGAGCAAGAGCCACTCCAGATCCCTTGGTTCTTTTGATCTTTGGAGGAGCCTTGCCCTCGGATGAGAACTGAAGGGAGAAGCGTGGTCTGGGAGCGTCTGGCTCTGTGCGCAAAGGAACTCCTTGGTGGTGAGGCCTGGCAGGGAGCTCTCAGTTGCCGGGGGTCGGGGTAGGTAGGGAAACCGCCACGTTACTTCTACTTCCGACTTGTTtactttttctgtctccttcaaaGAACGTAGCGGATTTCAAAATAGAGCAACCCTGGCAGGATGCTTTCGATAATCTGAAATGCTGGTAGTTCCTCTGATGTAGCACTTTAAGAAATTAGGAATCTCCGACACAGCTTCAGCCCCggattgcctttaaaaaaaaaactttttttatttgtctttcatttataATCAGTGGTCTGTTTTCCTGAAAACGTCGGGAGATGTATAGAAAGCGCCAGATCTCAAAATTGTGTCTCCCCTTTGCAGACGAAGGGGACGTCATCGTTCGGAAAGCGTCGCAATAAGACGCACACGTTGTGCCGCCGCTGTGGCTCTAAGGCCTACCACCTTCAGAAGTCCACCTGCGGCAAGTGTGGCTACCCTGCCAAGCGGAAGAGAAAGTGTAAGTGGAGCGCTTTTCAGGCCGACCGTGTGAGGTGTTGGGCTGGGTGTCCTTCGCTCGTCGGCGTTGTAGGAACGCGGGCACGGCTTCGGGCATTAGTTGGGCCTTAACGCAGAAGTGCATCTGTGTGCGGGTGAAGCGGGTTGAAAAAACACGGAAGGCCCTCTAACAAGTGTGTTGGCCACAGGGCCTAAAATGTACGTGCGGAGGGGCGGGGGTTGCAAATCAGAACCTTACCTCAATTTGTGTTTCAGATAACTGGAGTGCCAAGGCTAAAAGACGGAATACCACCGGGACCGGTCGAATGAGGCACCTAAAAATTGTATACCGCAGATTCAGGTacagtgtgtgtgtttctatcGTCTGACTGGTTCTGTGAGCTTGGAGAACAACAGCCTCGTTTATCTGCTGTGAAATAAAGATACTACCCTGGTTGGTGGGGATGACATGTTGGAAggttgtggattttttttttttttcctgctgccaCTGTAACCTTCAGATGAGGTAATCTAGATTTCGCTGATCTCTCAAGGAGCAGTAGTATAAGCTATAAATGTCTAGAGTGTGGTTTGAGCTGGACACCCCGAACTAATGCTGTTTTTTAGGGATAGGTCACATCTCACTTTCGCAGCAAAATTTGTCAAGACAGTTGTGAATGAGGCCTCAGGTTGGGCCTTCACTTTTGTGGTTTCAGGCAAGTCTGCTATAGAAAACCATCTGAGTTGGGGCATTTGTATAGAAATAAAGCTATCTTGCTCTCTTGTTAAAGTCTCTAGagttgttagaaatgcagaatttcagcTCCAACCTAAATGGAGAGAAACTGCCTTTTGAGGGTGTCAGTCATTTAGATCTAAACGAAGGTATTTCTTTGTTGGGGAGGTTGTCCTGTCCTATGTGATGCTTAGTTGAAGCCCTGGCCTTTGCCCCAATTCcagactttttcattttatttattttttttttttcagactttttcattttaaaacttcacAAGGCATCTGGGGGCTTTGTAAACACAACAGACACCCCTAGATGTGTTTGCATGCTGGAGTGACCTTTCTTCTTTGCACTTTAAAAGCATCATGAGGTAGTGTGTGAGCTTAGTGTCAGGGGACTGCCAGTGCCATGTAGGAGGACTTTAAGAGTGTGAACTGAAGCCAGACTAACCTTTTGGTGCTTCAGTTCACAACTCTTTAAGAGGGGGATAGCAGTAACTTTCTCCTTagggtgtgtatatatatattaaaggagTTAAATGCAAAGCATAGATAAGCAGTTTAGAGAATGTCTGCAATTAAACATGCTCCTTGACTAAAGGAAAGTATTTAGGATCTCTGCCTGACAGCCTGGGGACCCATTTTCACAAATGGGTCTTTTTAACAAGCAGGAGAGAAGTACTGGCCCAGTGATCAGTACAGCCAAATAAATGGTTGACTTTTTCTCCAGTTGCAGTTAAGTATATGTCTAAAATGGGTATCTTGaagcagaagtaaatgaaatgttGCAGCTTATCAGTGatgttgtaaaaataaatgtctgaacATATGAATTTGATACTGATTTCAGCATTTAACTGAGATAAGCTCATTGAACTCTgtattaataaaatttgaaatatatgtattGTTGAAataatggttttcatttttaacatgatACAGGCATGGATTCCGTGAAGGAACGACACCTAAGCCCAAGAGGGCAGCTGTTGCAGCATCCAGTTCATCTTAAGGATTTCAACGATTAGTCAAAATAAACgttctggttttaaaaagtatctgGTGTGCTAAGGTATTTTTAATAGCCTTGTAATATCAGTGAATTACCATAGGATTGGAGATGGGACAACTTGATATTAGATTTACTTGTTAAGTGACTGTTCTAGAGCACTAATTTTTTTGAACTGGGTTGTGATACTGTTtaagaagataagaaataatcaaaattccCAGGATTCCTTAAAGTAGACAACACTGGAAGATGATGGGAAAAGAATGCAATATGAGGTAGCACAGCAGAGCTCATGATATATATGGGTATTAAAGATGTTAGAGACGAGCACCTGGTTGGGTCA is drawn from Vulpes vulpes isolate BD-2025 chromosome 4, VulVul3, whole genome shotgun sequence and contains these coding sequences:
- the RPL37 gene encoding large ribosomal subunit protein eL37, which translates into the protein MTKGTSSFGKRRNKTHTLCRRCGSKAYHLQKSTCGKCGYPAKRKRKYNWSAKAKRRNTTGTGRMRHLKIVYRRFRYSVCVSIV